Genomic segment of Arachis hypogaea cultivar Tifrunner chromosome 16, arahy.Tifrunner.gnm2.J5K5, whole genome shotgun sequence:
TTGACAACAAAGTCGACATATTAAAATTGATCATCTTTAATTTACATCCTATAATCAGATGCAAAAACAAATTTGTCCAAAATGAAACCTCAAAGTTgaagtaataattaaattaaaacaaataacaagattcaaaacaaaagacgatatatgatatgatatataAAAGCTACTCCACGATGAGTAACACTCAACTATATACAAAAAAGATGGTAATAATTAAAAAGTAGACACTGACTTTTTAAAGAAATCAGAGGATATGGCCATATGGGTACGTTGATAACTGTGACTCTATCTCCAAACTCCAATTAGTTGCGTGAAATAATGTGGATCCTAATATCTACGTATAGTTATACTTATACATACACTAACATAGTATATATACGACAGCCAACTATATAAGAAGCATGAACCTTCATTGGTGAAGTGGTGTGTCATCTATTGTTTCTTGTGGCCCAAGTAATTTATCAATAGGTGGTATTGGAAGATGGATGGTCATACACAAAAATGGTTGGAAAAAGCGAAGCCATTCATAGGTGTGATTTTCTTGCAGTTTGGATTTGCCGGCATGGATGTTCTATCCAAGGCTGCACTCAACAAGGGAATGAGCAATTATGTTCTTGTTGTTTATCGCCATGTTGTTGCCTTCATTGTCATAACCCCCTTCGCATTAGTCATTGACAAGTATGTATTCTCTATTCTTTGTCAATTGAAAATGTTTAAACCACTCTTTCTTATTCTTATTTGTATACTCATCGTTTCTACGATGAGTATAGAAATAAGTATCAAAAGTGCGTTACtccaataaaaatatttatatgtgaAGATAAAATCTTGAATTGTTAGATAACTTGATATATTTTACTAAGCATATTTAATTGAATCATCTAACGATCTACATGAAGATGTCTTCATAGAAATAGCCATTTTATTGACAAAACTAGTCCTGGTCGTATAACTTGAATTAATTTAGTATGTTGATGTTTTACCAGGAAAGTGAGGCCAAAGATGACATTTTCAATCTTTATGAAGATGGTGGCACTAAGCATACTAGAGTAATTTTCTGCATGGCTATCTATGATTTCTCTCATGGAAATTGAAACACTCACTTAATTAACTcttgatatttattaataattactatatttttttttaaattattattggcaGGCCAGTTATTGATCAGAATTTATACTTTTTGGGAATGAAATACACAACAGCAACCTTTGCCGCTGCCATGACCAATATGCTTCCTGCCATTACCTTTGTCTTGGCCTGCATTCTTaggtaattaattaatgattattatTTCACTTCCTTTGGTGATGAAATGTTTCTTTGAAATTTGGTAAACACTTAACTACTTGTATTGGATTTGGATATATCATTCCAGAGTGAGGGGTATGGTGGTCCTTAAATTGGTCTCTATATGCAGCATCCGTAAAAAAGAAGCTTTCTCTAAAGAAAAACAACACGGagagaaaaaaattttgttaacaaATATATTACTATAATCATAAgaataaaattcaataattaaaataataaaattatgtaGTTTAATATCAAATTGGAGTAaccaattatataaattttatgtaCAATAATTATTTTGGaatgtataaataattaaaataaaaatattatagaaaTCGAGAGAAAATTATGTATGTCATAGTCAAGGTTAttataaatgttttattttttaaaaaaagcatAAATATATTTGGTATAACTAGTGTCTTGGTATCGAATATTGTACTACTTTtcaaaacaattttgaaaaaaaaaaactttaatacCATTTCAtgaactatttttttttctaaaaaaataagtgTTAGGTAAAAAAGCatacaaataaatatatttatattgtaTTAGATGCTATTTAATTTTGTATAGAGTGACATTTTTTTCCAGTAAAATGGCAGTattttgttagaatttatttgttgtcaacaaattttaattcatttattgatagataattataactattttatgtatatactgaaaattaactaacaaagtaattatttatataaaatatatattaaaatatataaaataatatatatttatacaaatttataataattaatatagtgattaaattttagtatatatctaatatttttgtattattttttgacTGAATCAATATGAATCCGTAGACCAAGCCCTCAGAATTTTTTAAAGGAAAGTTCTTTGGAGCCTATGATTTTTTGCCTAAATTGTCTAaacatataaatagaaaaaaataagactcactcttttatttttaaattctatgTCTAAAATTTAGGCAAAATAGAAAGCATCTTTTTTAAAAGCAAATTTGTGTACACTGTACAGGCTTGAGAAGGTGAAAATAAGAAGTGTACGGAGTCAAGCAAAGGTGGTTGGGACTCTAGCAACTGTTGCAGGTGCCATGGTTATGACACTGCTTAAAGGCCCAGAGCTCTTCGGGGCCCATGGAAGCAATACCCATAACCAGCATAATAATGGGGTAAACCTTCATGATGTCATTAAGGGTTCCATCATGATCACTGTTGGCTGCTTTAGTTGGGCTTGTTTCATGGTTCTTCAAGTGAGTCTTTCATTTCTTTATTTACAATATAAGAAttctttaaaatgaaaaataagatttttaaccattaattataagattaaaaataatataaatttaagttTTGAATTAACTAAGACATCAAATTCTTGCACACATTAATATAATGTAcattatattatacaaaattttcatataaataatataaattattatatttgttatttttttactgGAAAATGATTAAATGGTTAGCAGACTTGATAGTTACAGAATAATCCTTGGTCTAAAGTTATGATGTGTGGTGTGTAGTCTGTTACACTAGAAGCGTACCCTGCTGAGCTGTCACTTACATCATGGATATGCCTATTGGGAACAATTGAAGGTGGCTTAGTGGGCCTAATTATGGAAAGGGCTAATCCTTCTGCATGGACTCTACATTGGGATACAAAACTACTTGCTGCTGCCTACAGTGTGAGAGCTAATTCGTTAATTTAGtcaattatttaacaattttcatACCACATATAAATAATCAGCTTAGTTTTTGTAACACATATGCTCTTGGTTATTTTGCAGGGCATATTTTGCTCTGGACTAGCCTATTACATTCAAGGAGTAGTCATGAAAACTAGAGGTCCAGTCTTTGTAACAGCATTTAGTCCTCTCTGTATGGTCATTGTTGCTATCATGGGCTCCATTTTTCTCGCTGAGCAAATGTTCCTTGGAAGGTAAAATAATTCTATAAACACATGGAATTATTAGTGTTCTCAGAACCGGATTGGGAATCAAGAACGAGTCAAGCAATCGGTTCAATTTAGgataaaaattaatagtaataaatCAGTCAAAAAATTGGTTAACTGAGCAATTAAtcgatttaaaataataaaatataaaaattatttattctaaaaaaaatattttatatataaatatataattttattatatctaattcAATTTCGATTGAATTTCTGTTGAATTTTTAAACCTTTAAACTTCAAATTTTACCGATTTGATCACTGATtcgattttaaaattttgggaATTATCTATTATCATGTTATTAACATTATATGAACTAAAAGAAAGAATATGAAAAATTTTACAGGGTGGTTGGTGCCATTGTGATTATTTTGGGGCTGTACATGGTGGTTTGGGGCAAAAGCAAAGACTATGACTCACCAAATCCAAGTATTGAAGATAACAGTAATGCCAAAAATCAGTATCTTACTCAAGAAGGCATGAATGGTAAGGAAAACATAGCTAGAGATGAACAAGTATGAGACAAGATACCAACTCTAACCACAACAACTTTATATAGTCTCATAGTTGTTTGGTCCTTCACACTATGATGTATGAGTTGAGGTTTAATTTTTACTGTAATAGTAAGGCTTCTTCATAAGCCAAGCGAAGTACCTACAACATGAACATGGTGCAACTTTCAATACAACATTATATTGATGCTGAGACTCCGTATTTTCTAGTATTAATTAATTCCACAATAGTAGAAAATTCGGTGTTCCCTTATTATGAGCATTGCTTCTCTTTATATTGGAAAACATGTGAGAAGGAAGAAACTGTGACTAGTCATAGGATTTTGCATTAACATGAAAAATGAACAAGTCAAACAAAGTTAATTAAATAAACCTCAATATAAGTAAATGTGGTTATTGGGGTTTTTAATCTTGCAACAAACATGTCCTTCAACTCCCATGCATTAATGATTGAACAACCATCATCAATATGTTATCTCTTGACATAGAATTTCCATCAGCCTTTCTCTAATCTTGAGCAATAGATATCAAATATTTGTGTAAAAAGACCTTATATATAATTTCTCTTGTTTCACCATATATAATTAAAACCTGATTGAGGGTCAACCCCATATAGGGTTTCATTTTATCCTTCCTTTCGACACAATTTATATATAGTTCTATACTAATTAACAGAGAGTTAATAGTCAATTTCATCCCCGAAAGTGTCCTCGATCTCCATTTTCGTCCCCAAAagtcaaaattaatcaaaaacgtCCTCGAAAAATACATGTGTTGATCACGTTCGTCCTTCCGTCTTCTCCGTTGATGAGATGGCAAACGGCCGCTTATGTGGCCCGTTAACTGCCAAGGTGGCAGTGAAGCAGGACGACGTCGTTTTGGTTGAGTGAGCCAATAACGTTGAAACGTCGCCGTTTTGTCTTCTGAAGAGGGATTCAAACGTTGCGATGCCTTACCCCTGTCTCCTATCAACCATCGCTCTGTCTTTCGCTCCAAAACGTGTCGTCTCCCACAAGGTATGCCCTAATCGTTTGACCGAAGCTCTGCACCACCCCGACAAGGATCGTTAGTGCTGCTAGACGATTACAGTGGAAAGGCTTTGACCGTTGAATGCAGAGTTGATGTTATACTGGAGCAGCATTGCTAGTAAAAGAAGGCATTGAGACGTTGAGAGGTAAGGATTGAACTCATAATATGATTTCTGACTTATTCTGTGATGCGGTGTATTGTTACTGTGGTGGTGTTAATGTTCGTCTGATTTAGGGTTTGGGGTGACGAAGGGTGTATTAGTGTTGTTTTAGCATTTTCATGTATGAGATTGTGTTACTTTGTATGGCTCTGTGACAGTAGTCAGTGATGTTTGAATTTAGTGATGGTTCTGTTGCATGTTTTTTTCGGGTTAAAGGTTGATTGGTACCAACTGGGTGTACTAGGTGGTGATTGATACAGAGTAGTTGTTGCTGGTCATGTTTGTTTATGATGTTTTTGTGTTTGTCATTGTAGATGGAGGGTCCTCCCATGACATTTGTTTTTCACCATGGTGAGTTGTTTAGGACGGGTGAGGATGGAGACATGGTTTATGAACCTGATAATACAGAGGTATTGATGGGTGTTGAGGGAGACACACTTGATGTGTTTTTTGTAAGGGGTTACTATAAGGAGGTGGGATACATTGAGGCTGGCAATTATTGGTGGAAAGTTCCTGGAGTTTCGATTGCATCTGGGTTGAAGAAGTTGGTGACAGATGCTGACTTGATTGCAATGTGCAAGGATTGTAGGAGGAACCAATATTTGATCAACCTATACTTTGAGGACTGCATCTCACAGCCCTGTGTAGTGAACAACATAGGGGAAGGTGTAGCTCTTCTGGAAGCAGGAAGtagtaagaagaagaagttcaGTTCCCAGGCCAACATGCACCACTCCCAACCTGTGAAGACTCCCACAGTGAAGCACCCTCAGCCCAAGAAACCAACCTCTGAGCCCACTAAGGCAGCCTCACAGCCCAGTAAGCCCAAAGCTCAGCCTAGTAAGCCCAATTTTCAGCCCACAAAGCCAGCCTCATAGCCCAGTAAGCCCAATAAGCCTTATTCTCAGCCCACCAAACCAACACATCAGGCCTCAAAGACCATCTCTCAGCCCATAAAGACTCCCTTGCAGTCAACAAAACTCCACCCTCAACAAACCAAAACCAACAATCAGGGGAAGATAGCCCCACATCATTCCAAAACATCCTCTCAACCAGCCAAGAACCCGAAAAGTAATAATAAGAAAGGAAATACCAGTGCATGCAGAGTAACAAGATCCGGAAGAACTGTAAGAGAAGGTCCCATCCAAGATGAAGATTCTGACTCTCATGACTCGTATGAGAGTACTGAAGATGAGTTGTACAAGCCTCCGAAAGTTCTAGGAGACAATTTATACAGCAGTGACAGTGATAGTGACAGTGAAAAAGGTTCAcaaagaaagcaaaagaaagcTGAAGCGAAGGAGAAGCATAGGCCTCCTAAGTCTAGACTTGCGGATAAAGAAATTGACACTGATGACTCAAGTTATGAGGGTTTCGAAGATGAAGAAAGCTCTGAAACTGGTAAGCTCTGAATCTGGATTGCTACTATTTTAATATTTCATTTGGCCAAATTTTAATTCCATGTTATAATTTGGTAGATGCAGACGAAGATGATAATGATCTTGGAAGTTTCTCAGATTCTGACTCATGGCATTTAGAGGATTCTGGTAAGGAGTTAGACTC
This window contains:
- the LOC112758920 gene encoding WAT1-related protein At2g37460 isoform X2 — encoded protein: MDGHTQKWLEKAKPFIGVIFLQFGFAGMDVLSKAALNKGMSNYVLVVYRHVVAFIVITPFALVIDKPVIDQNLYFLGMKYTTATFAAAMTNMLPAITFVLACILRLEKVKIRSVRSQAKVVGTLATVAGAMVMTLLKGPELFGAHGSNTHNQHNNGVNLHDVIKGSIMITVGCFSWACFMVLQSVTLEAYPAELSLTSWICLLGTIEGGLVGLIMERANPSAWTLHWDTKLLAAAYSGIFCSGLAYYIQGVVMKTRGPVFVTAFSPLCMVIVAIMGSIFLAEQMFLGRVVGAIVIILGLYMVVWGKSKDYDSPNPSIEDNSNAKNQYLTQEGMNGKENIARDEQV
- the LOC112758920 gene encoding WAT1-related protein At2g37460 isoform X1: MDGHTQKWLEKAKPFIGVIFLQFGFAGMDVLSKAALNKGMSNYVLVVYRHVVAFIVITPFALVIDKKVRPKMTFSIFMKMVALSILEPVIDQNLYFLGMKYTTATFAAAMTNMLPAITFVLACILRLEKVKIRSVRSQAKVVGTLATVAGAMVMTLLKGPELFGAHGSNTHNQHNNGVNLHDVIKGSIMITVGCFSWACFMVLQSVTLEAYPAELSLTSWICLLGTIEGGLVGLIMERANPSAWTLHWDTKLLAAAYSGIFCSGLAYYIQGVVMKTRGPVFVTAFSPLCMVIVAIMGSIFLAEQMFLGRVVGAIVIILGLYMVVWGKSKDYDSPNPSIEDNSNAKNQYLTQEGMNGKENIARDEQV